From a single Desulfitibacter sp. BRH_c19 genomic region:
- a CDS encoding nitrilase, protein MQKTRIALVQMEALINNRKLNLAKIKSHVEKAARNDAHIICFPETSIHGYSKNLYKTSAEALDETSSILSEWSRKYSICILAGLAEKVEDKKPYITHLIATPDGNVETYRKTHLGKSEKPYFSEGSRLPVFKAPTAIIGVQICWDLHFPEISTIMSLKGAEIIFAPHASPTIVGDRKNIWLKYLTARAYDNSVFLAACNLIGENGDGQSFCGGALVIDPKGNLIAHDFSNKEGILFADLNSDIINRVRNQETMSMRDSFYLESRRPELYTELYNRGELPKQQ, encoded by the coding sequence ATGCAAAAAACTAGAATAGCTTTAGTTCAAATGGAAGCATTAATTAACAATAGAAAACTAAATCTTGCTAAAATCAAAAGCCACGTAGAAAAAGCTGCTCGTAATGATGCCCATATTATTTGTTTTCCTGAGACATCAATACATGGGTATAGCAAAAACCTATATAAAACAAGTGCTGAAGCATTAGACGAAACATCCTCTATCTTAAGTGAATGGTCAAGGAAGTATTCTATTTGTATTTTAGCTGGATTAGCTGAAAAAGTTGAAGATAAAAAACCCTATATAACTCATTTAATAGCTACACCAGATGGTAATGTTGAGACTTATAGAAAAACCCATCTTGGTAAAAGTGAAAAACCGTATTTTAGTGAAGGTAGCAGATTGCCTGTATTTAAAGCTCCTACAGCTATAATAGGGGTGCAAATATGTTGGGATTTACATTTTCCTGAAATTTCTACAATTATGTCTTTAAAAGGGGCAGAAATAATCTTTGCCCCCCATGCATCTCCAACCATTGTAGGCGATAGAAAAAACATTTGGCTTAAATACCTAACTGCTCGTGCCTACGATAATTCAGTTTTCTTGGCTGCCTGCAACTTAATAGGAGAAAATGGGGATGGACAATCTTTTTGTGGTGGTGCCTTAGTAATAGATCCCAAAGGCAATCTTATAGCACATGATTTTAGTAATAAGGAAGGAATATTATTTGCGGACTTGAATTCAGACATTATTAATAGAGTAAGGAACCAAGAAACAATGTCTATGAGGGATAGTTTTTACCTAGAGTCAAGAAGGCCCGAACTATATACTGAGCTATATAACCGTGGTGAATTACCCAAGCAACAATAA
- a CDS encoding dihydroorotate dehydrogenase, with translation MSFKRIPNHIGVIPDGNRRWAASKGMPKESGYKNGIDPGFELYKTCLDLGIKEMTFYGFTQDNTKRPAVQTKAFQKACVDAVEILSDRDASLLVVGNTDSPLFPPELLPFTKRTNFGRAKMKVNFLVNYSWWWDINKAFSNGSSPGNPREYLSNNIASGEISRIDLVLRWGGRRRLSGFLPVQTIYSDFYIIDELWPDYKPDHLYDCLRWYETQDITLGG, from the coding sequence ATGAGTTTTAAACGCATTCCAAACCATATAGGGGTTATACCTGATGGAAACAGAAGATGGGCAGCGTCAAAAGGCATGCCAAAGGAGAGTGGATATAAAAATGGCATTGATCCTGGGTTTGAATTATACAAAACTTGTCTTGATCTTGGAATTAAGGAAATGACCTTTTATGGGTTTACTCAGGATAATACAAAAAGACCAGCAGTACAAACCAAAGCTTTTCAAAAGGCGTGTGTTGATGCCGTCGAAATTCTATCTGATAGAGATGCATCACTACTTGTAGTGGGTAATACAGATTCTCCACTATTTCCACCTGAGCTACTACCATTTACTAAAAGGACAAATTTTGGCAGGGCTAAAATGAAGGTTAACTTTTTGGTGAATTACAGCTGGTGGTGGGATATTAATAAAGCCTTTTCAAATGGATCTTCTCCTGGAAATCCCAGAGAGTATTTATCAAACAACATAGCCTCTGGTGAAATTTCAAGAATTGACCTTGTATTACGCTGGGGAGGAAGAAGAAGACTAAGTGGATTTTTACCAGTACAGACTATTTATTCTGATTTCTATATTATTGATGAGCTTTGGCCTGACTATAAACCTGACCATTTATATGATTGTCTAAGATGGTATGAAACTCAAGATATTACCCTAGGGGGGTAA